From the Mycoplasmatota bacterium genome, one window contains:
- a CDS encoding helix-turn-helix transcriptional regulator has protein sequence MNTINENIRRLRDIKGMTQQEIADGLYVTRQCVSRWEQGKTIPDIKSIERLATLLDCSINDLIDNDSVKSIAIEQAISNKKKARYRWVSIVISILAISIPIVGYINSKRNEEYVPAIQTEYAYIKEVDNENGKVYFSTTLTDLELPVFSVHTSDVEILDNRDNIINYVDLKVDDKVRIRYDPNTNEFYKIKVIDSKVHSSLLGIFVSYTGEDYNNINDLYEKWGVKLFIADDVANRTNLEYDVEFILEDIYRAEVYDIYVYINELKIINDLEIGLITSEGIEMVDIVDLKNPPIYTYSGEYEDDYNNFFTVNSVDVTYKVHINYKFSYSSIEVYEYDKNNQLIKESTLYTYDDVLFFSAHEDGLYCKVKINSTYSNGNKSLVHELLLGENIYVINVDSYGFVYESWLRYE, from the coding sequence ATGAATACAATTAATGAAAACATTAGAAGATTAAGAGACATTAAAGGAATGACTCAACAAGAAATTGCTGATGGATTATACGTTACTAGACAATGTGTTTCAAGATGGGAGCAAGGAAAAACAATCCCAGATATAAAAAGTATAGAAAGATTAGCTACGTTGTTAGATTGTAGTATCAATGATTTAATCGATAATGATTCTGTAAAATCTATTGCGATAGAACAAGCTATATCTAATAAGAAGAAAGCTAGGTACCGTTGGGTTTCTATAGTAATTAGTATATTAGCAATAAGTATTCCAATTGTTGGTTATATAAATTCAAAAAGGAATGAGGAGTATGTTCCAGCAATTCAAACAGAGTATGCGTATATTAAAGAAGTTGATAATGAAAATGGTAAAGTATACTTTAGTACTACTTTAACTGATCTAGAATTGCCTGTCTTTAGTGTGCATACATCAGACGTTGAGATACTTGACAACAGAGATAATATAATAAATTATGTAGACCTAAAAGTCGATGATAAAGTTCGAATAAGATACGATCCAAATACAAATGAATTTTATAAAATAAAAGTTATCGATTCAAAAGTTCATAGCAGTTTACTAGGTATTTTTGTTAGTTATACTGGGGAAGATTACAATAACATCAATGATTTATATGAAAAATGGGGTGTTAAATTATTTATAGCTGATGATGTGGCTAATAGAACAAATCTTGAATACGATGTAGAATTCATTCTAGAAGATATATATCGAGCAGAAGTTTATGATATTTATGTATATATAAATGAATTGAAAATTATAAATGATCTTGAGATAGGACTGATAACTTCTGAGGGAATTGAGATGGTTGATATCGTCGATTTAAAAAATCCTCCAATATATACTTATAGTGGTGAATATGAAGATGATTATAATAACTTTTTTACTGTGAATAGTGTTGATGTAACCTATAAAGTACACATAAATTATAAGTTTTCATATTCTAGTATTGAAGTTTATGAATATGATAAGAACAATCAGTTGATTAAAGAGAGTACTTTATATACTTACGATGATGTTTTATTTTTCAGTGCACACGAGGATGGTCTATATTGTAAAGTAAAAATAAATTCAACATATAGTAATGGGAACAAAAGTTTAGTACATGAATTGCTATTAGGTGAAAATATTTATGTAATTAATGTTGATAGCTATGGGTTTGTTTATGAATCATGGTTAAGGTATGAATAA
- a CDS encoding IS1182 family transposase, with translation MLPNKELVLSPYSKLYDIVVPKNHILRKFKELVDFEFVYEELKDKYTKDNGATAKCPIFMFKLLLLKVMYPMSDRDLVEQAQLNMAYKYFLEIAPEETDIIHPTSLTKFRKLRLKDGELLDKLISKTVELALNLGLIKSKQIIVDSTHTNSMFNYKSPLEILEEKSKNLRKVVYKTDESYKDKMPEKPISKNIDDHIKYCNELVELIRNDENLLIRENIRLKTNLLEEIVNDNIEEINSMVEKDAKVGHKSADTSFFGYKTHIAMVPERIITAAVVTSGDKHDGKQARELYVKSKENGIEVDAFIGDGAYSEKELIEYAKKNEFKLVSKLSKTVSKGNKRKCEDFEYNKDAKRYVCKAGHMGVRVALHGKNKHEIEGTPLRETHYFDVEKCKTCPFKEECGYKEGQDSRSYTVTLKKDNVHAEHEKFQESKEFKELAKERYKIEAKNSELKNSHGYKRCQSHGLLGMQIQSAMTIFAVNLKRIVTLMG, from the coding sequence ATGCTACCTAATAAAGAACTTGTCTTAAGTCCATACAGTAAGTTGTATGATATTGTGGTTCCAAAGAATCATATATTAAGAAAATTTAAAGAATTAGTGGATTTTGAATTTGTTTATGAAGAATTAAAAGATAAATATACAAAGGATAATGGAGCGACAGCGAAATGTCCTATTTTTATGTTTAAATTATTATTATTAAAAGTAATGTATCCAATGTCTGACCGAGATTTAGTTGAGCAAGCACAATTAAATATGGCATATAAGTATTTTTTAGAAATAGCTCCAGAAGAAACAGATATTATCCATCCAACAAGTTTAACAAAGTTTAGAAAGTTACGATTAAAAGATGGAGAATTATTAGATAAACTAATTTCAAAAACAGTAGAGCTAGCACTAAACTTAGGATTAATAAAATCAAAACAAATAATAGTAGACTCAACACATACAAATAGTATGTTTAATTATAAATCACCACTTGAAATCTTAGAAGAGAAATCAAAAAATTTACGAAAAGTAGTATATAAGACTGATGAAAGTTATAAAGATAAGATGCCTGAAAAGCCAATATCAAAGAATATAGACGATCATATAAAATACTGTAATGAATTAGTTGAATTAATTAGAAATGATGAAAATTTACTAATCAGAGAAAATATTAGATTAAAAACAAACTTATTAGAAGAAATAGTAAATGATAATATTGAAGAAATAAATTCAATGGTAGAAAAGGATGCAAAAGTAGGACATAAATCAGCTGATACATCATTCTTTGGATATAAAACACATATCGCGATGGTGCCAGAACGAATTATCACAGCGGCAGTTGTGACAAGTGGAGATAAACACGATGGAAAGCAAGCAAGAGAATTATATGTGAAATCAAAAGAAAATGGAATTGAAGTTGATGCTTTTATAGGGGATGGAGCGTATTCAGAAAAAGAACTAATAGAATATGCGAAAAAAAATGAATTTAAATTAGTTTCAAAATTGAGTAAAACAGTATCTAAAGGAAATAAAAGAAAATGTGAGGATTTTGAATATAATAAAGATGCGAAAAGATATGTATGTAAAGCAGGTCATATGGGAGTTAGAGTTGCACTACATGGTAAAAATAAACATGAGATAGAAGGAACTCCATTGCGAGAAACGCATTATTTTGATGTAGAAAAATGTAAAACGTGTCCATTTAAAGAAGAATGTGGATATAAAGAAGGACAAGATAGTAGATCTTATACAGTTACATTAAAGAAGGATAATGTTCATGCAGAACATGAAAAATTTCAAGAAAGTAAAGAATTCAAAGAATTAGCAAAAGAAAGGTATAAGATAGAAGCTAAAAATTCTGAATTGAAAAATAGTCATGGATATAAAAGATGTCAATCCCATGGCCTTTTAGGTATGCAGATACAATCAGCAATGACAATATTCGCAGTAAACTTGAAAAGAATTGTAACACTAATGGGATAG